A part of Excalfactoria chinensis isolate bCotChi1 chromosome 23, bCotChi1.hap2, whole genome shotgun sequence genomic DNA contains:
- the LOC140262079 gene encoding uncharacterized protein codes for MGRFPALLLLLLLPGSHVAGEDTQVFLQVQGESFRANCSYDVHKYSREKKYWCKEQAGKYCPDLTSGFPSEGRTGPTRALNHPAELKDSGGGWFSVLMTALRQEDSGTYQCGVWVGMKQVLLQRIQVAVSPKEPVTVFAEKGRSLFLHCSYSVTVSMGELQRFIWCKMVSQIRCQPVVRGNADQRTVKAGRAEMMNDFGWKMIRVWLKKLQLNDSGEYHLESHFQGRNKLLKRVVLKVWASAESSKPKRTEKPSHLPDLSEERRRGGEKWKIDAGPTDDSKKDQRTSYAVMVLISLLATAALVATITLITSYVGKKRAGKEMDFDRHAAFRKGVLQEGRDKASRMPDKEQNESTIYAAIRHQSQPKPEDVLYINTQPSPKVFFLQDAPGSSHPTGPVEYATLIFKDATPQAETEEGKAGALKASSTKPAAY; via the exons ATGGGCCGttttccagccctgctgctcctgctgctgctgccag GATCACACGTGGCAGGAGAGGACACACAAGTGTTTCTGCAAGTCCAGGGAGAGTCCTTCAGAGCCAACTGCTCATACGACGTGCACAAGTATTCGCGTGAGAAGAAATACTGGTGCAAGGAACAAGCAGGAAAATACTGTCCAGACTTAACCTCGGGCTTCCCTTCAGAAGGAAGGACCGGTCCGACCCGAGCTCTGAACCATCCAGCTGAGCTGAAAGACTCCGGAGGCGGCTGGTTTTCTGTCCTCATGACAGCGCTTCGACAAGAGGACTCTGGCACGTATCAGTGCGGAGTTTGGGTTGGAATGAAGCAGGTTTTGCTGCAAAGAATACAGGTGGCGGTTTCACCAAAGG AACCTGTAACAGTGTTTGCTGAAAAAGGGAGATCTCTGTTCCTCCACTGCTCCTATTCCGTGACAGTCAGCATGGGAGAGCTGCAGCGTTTCATTTGGTGCAAAATGGTGTCCCAAATTAGATGTCAACCTGTTGTCAGAGGTAACGCTGATCAAAGGACAGTTAAAGCAGGGAGGGCTGAAATGATGAACGACTTCGGATGGAAAATGATTAGAGTGTGGCTGAAAAAGCTCCAACTTAATGACTCGGGAGAGTATCATCTGGAGAGCCACTTCCAGGGGAGAAACAAACTGCTGAAGAGGGTCGTGCTGAAAGTTTGGG ccAGCGCAGAGAGCAGCAAACCAAAACGCACTGAGAAACCATCCCATCTTCCTGACCTGAGTGAAGAACGCAGGAGGGGAG gggaaaaatggaaaatagatGCCGGCCCCACAGATGACAGCAAGAAGGACCAGAg GACTTCCTATGCCGTCATGGTGCTCATTTCCTTACTGGCTACAGCTGCCCTGGTTGCTACCATTACACTCATCACCAGCTACGTTGGGAAGAAGAGGGCAG GAAAAGAGATGGACTTTGACAGACATGCTGCGTTCAGAAAGGGAGTGCTGCAG gaaggaagagacaAAGCAAGTAGAATGCCAGACAAGGAGCAAAATGAGAGCACGATATATGCTGCAATAAGGCACCAATCTCAACCCAAACCTGAAGATGTTCTATACATCAACACACAGCCTTCACCAAAAGTCTTCTTCCTTCAGGACGCACCAGGGAGCTCACATCCCACGGGGCCTGTGGAATATGCTACGCTAATCTTCAAGGATGCGACTCCACAAGCAGAAACTGAAGAGGGAAAAGCAGGTGCACTGAAAGCAAGCAGCACAAAGCCTGCAGCTTATTGA
- the LOC140262032 gene encoding LOW QUALITY PROTEIN: triggering receptor expressed on myeloid cells 2-like (The sequence of the model RefSeq protein was modified relative to this genomic sequence to represent the inferred CDS: inserted 1 base in 1 codon): protein MQDKKDAKFLCSFLPAEVGGEKSKRLLGNSXSSLLSGLLSCPLPCWTDMEKLVHLILVFFSASCAAENITTVYGMEGGTISVNCTYNPRQQRWREKSWCKQMDGSECQRVVSARRFWLPFLKNRNGTTSISDNIQDGILTVTMRRLRKQDAGLYQCRTEYLGEANTLRKVQVDVLTAVLETQIPEEPSAVQSISSIPPEADFTVLYTIAGLLATKFVVAVLIFIISNSRKNREAEQNKPSLNEQQVLRFPGDLVEHAHGGISPSWESSA from the exons ATGCAGGACAAAAAAGATGCCAAGTTCCTCTGCTCATTCCTTCCGGCAGAGGTAGGAGGGGAGAAAAGCAAACGGCTCTTGGGCAACA CCTCTTCACTTCTGTCTGGACTCCTCTCCTGCCCCCTTCCCTGCTGGACAGACATGGAGAAACTCGTGCACCTCATCTTGGTCTTCTTCTCAG CATCCTGCGCTGCGGAGAACATCACTACGGTGTATGGAATGGAGGGGGGAACCATATCTGTGAACTGCACCTACAACCCCCGGCAGCAGCGGTGGAGAGAGAAGAGCTGGTGCAAGCAGATGGATGGCAGCGAGTGCCAACGCGTGGTGAGCGCCCGGCGCTTCTGGCTGCCCTTCCTGAAGAACAGGAATGGCACCACGTCCATCAGCGACAACATCCAGGACGGGATCCTGACAGTGACCATGAGGAGACTGAGGAAGCAGGACGCCGGGCTGTACCAGTGCAGAACTGAGTACCTGGGGGAAGCAAACACCCTGCGGAAGGTGCAGGTGGATGTGCTGACAG CTGTCCTGGAGACCCAAATCCCAGAGGagcccagtgctgtgcagagcatcTCCAG CATCCCTCCCGAAGCTGATTTCACGGTCCTCTACACCATTGCTGGATTACTGGCTACTAAGTTTGTGGTGGCTGTGCTGATCTTTATCATTagcaacagcaggaaaaacagagaggcagagcagaacAAGCCAAGCTTGAATGAACAGCAGGTCCTCCGTTTCCCTGGTGACCTCGTGGAACATGCACATGGTGGGATCAGCCCCTCCTGGGAGAGCTCTGCTTAG
- the LOC140262051 gene encoding uncharacterized protein isoform X2, with product MELRVLLLLLLCCPGLPAQTREDEISQREGSTFSIQCPYTRHLDKPQKAWCRMRNSHCELIVLMLDSREYRYSDRAVQGYVSIQDHNRTVSITMFDLQVEDSGTYFCAYGGNYVPLKTILLNVYKELYMWEMDSLSVQCPYGALGYSWGRKAWCRLRSQTECSLIVSIDYWDSSKAQNKSIVIQDDNQRGTVTITMDKLQAQDSGVYWCARYTPYQRPLITRMMEVRLFVHKIPAATTFSVTTSSSHKNSSGSSSQPRNTIIISVVLCILLILALAVTAALCIRQRKKLKSGGNRQAEDIYDRPESPAQLESTERMGRASDDSRDLNYITLDFKPQPSSDEPLYCNVEPSQDPRKPRDENVEYANIALKQLQKNDKG from the exons ATGGAGCTGAGAGTCCTCCTCctgttgctgctctgctgcccag GTCTCCCAGCCCAAACACGTGAAGATGAGATCAGCCAACGGGAAGGAAGCACGTTCTCTATCCAGTGTCCTTACACAAGGCATCTTGACAAGCCACAGAAAGCCTGGTGCCGTATGAGAAACTCACACTGTGAGCTCATAGTGCTGATGCTTGACTCAAGAGAGTACAGATACTCAGACAGAGCCGTGCAGGGCTACGTTTCAATACAGGATCACAACAGGACTGTGTCCATTACCATGTTTGACCTCCAGGTAGAGGACTCAGGCACATATTTCTGTGCGTATGGCGGCAACTACGTTCCACTAAAGACCatcttgctgaatgtttacaaGG AGTTATACATGTGGGAGATGGACAGTCTCTCCGTGCAGTGCCCGTACGGAGCCCTGGGCTACAGCTGGGGAAGAAAAGCCTGGTGCCGACTGCGAAGTCAGACTGAATGTTCACTAATAGTGAGCATAGATTACTGGGACAGCAGTAAAGCCCAGAACAAAAGCATCGTAATCCAAGATGATAACCAGAGAGGGACTGTTACCATCACCATGGAcaagctgcaggcacaggaCTCTGGTGTGTACTGGTGTGCACGGTACACCCCCTATCAGCGCCCTCTAATCACCAGGATGATGGAAGTCAGGCTCTTTGTGCACAAGA TACCAGCTGCCACAACTTTCTCAGTTACTACAAGCTCGAGTCACAAAAACTCTTCTGGCAGCAGCTCACAACCACG GAACACCATCATAatctctgtggttctgtgtATCCTGCTCATCCTGGCACTGGCcgtcacagcagcactgtgcatcaGGCAGCGCAAGAAGCTGAAGTCAGGAG GTAACAGACAAGCAGAGGACATCTATGACAGACCAGAGAGCCCAGCACAG CTTGAGAGCACAGAGAGAATGGGAAGAGCCTCAGATGACAGCAGAGACCTGAACTACATTACCCTGGACTTTAAACCCCAACCCAGCTCTGACGAACCTCTCTACTGTAACGTTGAACCGAGTCAGGACCCCAGGAAACCCAGAGATGAAAATGTGGAATATGCCAACATTGCACTCAAGCAGTTACAGAAGAATGACaaaggatga
- the LOC140262051 gene encoding uncharacterized protein isoform X1, which yields MELRVLLLLLLCCPGLPAQTREDEISQREGSTFSIQCPYTRHLDKPQKAWCRMRNSHCELIVLMLDSREYRYSDRAVQGYVSIQDHNRTVSITMFDLQVEDSGTYFCAYGGNYVPLKTILLNVYKELYMWEMDSLSVQCPYGALGYSWGRKAWCRLRSQTECSLIVSIDYWDSSKAQNKSIVIQDDNQRGTVTITMDKLQAQDSGVYWCARYTPYQRPLITRMMEVRLFVHKIPAATTFSVTTSSSHKNSSGSSSQPRNTIIISVVLCILLILALAVTAALCIRQRKKLKSGALSKGNRQAEDIYDRPESPAQLESTERMGRASDDSRDLNYITLDFKPQPSSDEPLYCNVEPSQDPRKPRDENVEYANIALKQLQKNDKG from the exons ATGGAGCTGAGAGTCCTCCTCctgttgctgctctgctgcccag GTCTCCCAGCCCAAACACGTGAAGATGAGATCAGCCAACGGGAAGGAAGCACGTTCTCTATCCAGTGTCCTTACACAAGGCATCTTGACAAGCCACAGAAAGCCTGGTGCCGTATGAGAAACTCACACTGTGAGCTCATAGTGCTGATGCTTGACTCAAGAGAGTACAGATACTCAGACAGAGCCGTGCAGGGCTACGTTTCAATACAGGATCACAACAGGACTGTGTCCATTACCATGTTTGACCTCCAGGTAGAGGACTCAGGCACATATTTCTGTGCGTATGGCGGCAACTACGTTCCACTAAAGACCatcttgctgaatgtttacaaGG AGTTATACATGTGGGAGATGGACAGTCTCTCCGTGCAGTGCCCGTACGGAGCCCTGGGCTACAGCTGGGGAAGAAAAGCCTGGTGCCGACTGCGAAGTCAGACTGAATGTTCACTAATAGTGAGCATAGATTACTGGGACAGCAGTAAAGCCCAGAACAAAAGCATCGTAATCCAAGATGATAACCAGAGAGGGACTGTTACCATCACCATGGAcaagctgcaggcacaggaCTCTGGTGTGTACTGGTGTGCACGGTACACCCCCTATCAGCGCCCTCTAATCACCAGGATGATGGAAGTCAGGCTCTTTGTGCACAAGA TACCAGCTGCCACAACTTTCTCAGTTACTACAAGCTCGAGTCACAAAAACTCTTCTGGCAGCAGCTCACAACCACG GAACACCATCATAatctctgtggttctgtgtATCCTGCTCATCCTGGCACTGGCcgtcacagcagcactgtgcatcaGGCAGCGCAAGAAGCTGAAGTCAGGAG CTCTTTCCAAAGGTAACAGACAAGCAGAGGACATCTATGACAGACCAGAGAGCCCAGCACAG CTTGAGAGCACAGAGAGAATGGGAAGAGCCTCAGATGACAGCAGAGACCTGAACTACATTACCCTGGACTTTAAACCCCAACCCAGCTCTGACGAACCTCTCTACTGTAACGTTGAACCGAGTCAGGACCCCAGGAAACCCAGAGATGAAAATGTGGAATATGCCAACATTGCACTCAAGCAGTTACAGAAGAATGACaaaggatga